One Nicotiana sylvestris chromosome 12, ASM39365v2, whole genome shotgun sequence genomic window carries:
- the LOC138883093 gene encoding uncharacterized protein, whose protein sequence is MCPPNLLKASFRLRPTTNPYVGKYAMLLLPTFLIRPGQSSSHTNHTTSPEPDTLSYMNFIIWNCGGAQSDDFRRNFRSLLDYNRPSLVVLLETHRQSHQTVKEDFNFNGLIEVSAIGQSGGLLFYGFQMRFMWNKWPLPQEIHCHIHVLPFPFTFLFTAIYASTDLATRQSLWQNIMHVYDHYKSPWLLGGDFNKILHANDKFGGLSINNSRANKLLDCLNYSRLTDLGYKGSRYTCTNGRHNSYNILERIDRITTNYDWLK, encoded by the coding sequence ATGTGCCCTCCGAATCTACTTAAAGCATCATTTAGACTAAGGCCAACTACAAATCCATACGTGGGGAAGTATGCCATGCTTCTACTTCCCACGTTTCTAATTCGCCCGGGGCAATCAAGCAGCCACACGAATCACACGACCAGTCCAGAACCTGACACCCTTAGCTATATGAATTTTATTATTTGGAATTGTGGGGGTGCTCAGTCAGATGATTTTAGAAGAAATTTTCGTTCCTTACTGGACTACAATAGACCCTCATTGGTTGTTTTGTTGGAAACTCACCGTCAAAGCCATCAAACGGTTAAGGAGGATTTTAATTTTAATGGCTTAATTGAAGTTTCTGCCATTGGACAGTCAGGAGGATTGCTCTTTTATGGCTTTCAGATGCGATTCATGTGGAACAAGTGGCCATTACCTCAGGAAATCCATTGTCATATTCATGTGCTTCCCTTTCCATTTACTTTTTTGTTTACTGCCATCTATGCTAGTACTGACTTAGCAACTAGACAATCGTTATGGCAAAATATAATGCATGTATATGATCATTATAAGAGTCCTTGGTTACTAGGTGGTGATTTTAATAAGATATTGCATGCAAATGATAAATTTGGTGGTTTATCTATTAATAATTCTAGAGCTAACAAACTATTAGACTGCCTAAATTATTCACGATTAACGGATTTAGGATACAAAGGCAGTCGTTATACCTGCACAAATGGTAGGCATAATAGTTATAATATACTTGAACGTATTGATCGTATTACGACTAATTATGATTGGCTTAAATAA
- the LOC104226641 gene encoding uncharacterized protein has product MKMRNKGKVHPSPSSTSNRDTLSVLNLLPAAILAIASVLSLEDREVLAYMVTRSLKPTTPSPKFSKKKFITHKSPVFDCECFDCYTSYWFKWDSSPNRELIHQAIEAFEEHLSSNEHYSKKNRNNKKRDKISRRSNGIVKSPSSGLHSYIEEEIILPHEVEDDFVHVLPEVTDFSPGNGGNEEEEKESQVKDVAVPLPETTVLTRGTAANGGHKGLARKVLPDVLGLFNSRLWNLWSPKV; this is encoded by the coding sequence ATGAAAATGAGAAACAAAGGTAAAGTTCATCCTTCCCCTTCTTCTACATCAAACAGAGACACTCTCTCTGTACTAAATCTCTTACCTGCTGCTATTCTCGCTATAGCTTCAGTCCTCTCTCTTGAAGACCGTGAAGTCTTGGCTTATATGGTCACTAGGTCCCTCAAACCCACTACTCCTTCTCCCAAATTTTCCAAGAAGAAATTCATTACCCACAAATCCCCTGTTTTTGACTGCGAATGTTTTGATTGTTACACTAGCTATTGGTTTAAGTGGGACTCGTCTCCTAATCGTGAGTTAATTCATCAAGCCATTGAAGCTTTTGAGGAGCATTTGAGCAGTAATGAACACTACTCCAAGAAGAACCGTAACAACAAGAAAAGGGACAAAATTTCTCGCCGTAGCAATGGGATTGTAAAGTCGCCTTCATCTGGGTTACATTCTtatattgaagaagaaataatCTTGCCTCATGAGGTTGAAGATGACTTTGTTCATGTTTTGCCAGAAGTTACTGATTTTTCGCCGGGAAATGGTGGAAatgaggaggaggagaaggagtcGCAGGTGAAGGATGTGGCGGTGCCGTTGCCGGAAACTACAGTACTGACGCGTGGAACGGCGGCGAATGGCGGCCATAAGGGTTTAGCTAGAAAGGTGTTGCCGGACGTGTTAGGGTTATTTAATTCGCGTTTGTGGAATCTTTGGAGTCCGAAAGTGTGA